The proteins below are encoded in one region of Pangasianodon hypophthalmus isolate fPanHyp1 chromosome 6, fPanHyp1.pri, whole genome shotgun sequence:
- the fam169b gene encoding protein FAM169B isoform X5 yields the protein MESNCNLPAANQVDLPCQDYDALCPDSEYLSSLESDMKSFRLPSGTEVESVMERVILFLLSQVVFGMVERSLGEHVYFSTHPVSEYGKIFWQDGEAVGFYTVKKKGSLCNGCTGQSYLLPVLDTVFVRSHWRRNGLATRMLQDFCKSMPTERVLGISYPISPSMYGVCKKYLEIHQEQREHLYEVEAPGNWSQRRNVWLSILLQHQPTHSTISDESPHITQATDKQLTDTKGKKSMPRLAGTEPRRHQRRCVEKRPTDQAGTPQKCKKTKIS from the exons ATGGAGTCCAACTGTAACTTGCCTGCTGCAAATCAAG TAGACCTGCCTTGTCAGGATTATGACGCACTGTgccctgactctgaatacctgTCAAGTCTTGAGTCAGACATGAAGTCATTTCGCCTTCCCAGTGGAACAGAG GTGGAGTCAGTGATGGAGAGAGTTATACTATTCCTGCTAAGTCAGGTTGTGTTTGGAATGGTGGAAAGGTCTCTGGGAGAACACGTGTATTTCTCAACTCATCCTGTGTCAGAATATGGCAAAATCTTCTGGCAAGATGGAGAAGCAGTTGGCTTTTACACTGTTAAAAAGAAAG gAAGCCTGTGCAATGGATGCACTGGTCAGAGTTACCTTCTCCCCGTGCTGGACACTGTGTTTGTGCGCAGCCACTGGAGGAGGAATGGCCTAGCCACGAGGATGCTCCAGGATTTCTGCAAGTCCATGCCCACAGAGAGGGTGCTGGGCATTAGCTATCCCATATCTCCCAGTATGTATGGAG TATGCAAGAAGTACCTAGAGATTCACCAGGAACAAAGAGAGCACCTCTATGAAGTGGAGGCTCCTGGGAATTGGAGTCAGAGACGCAATGTGTGGTTGAGCATACTACTCCAGCACCAGCCAACACACA GTACGATCTCAGATGAGAGTCCACACATCACACAAGCTACAGACAAACAGCTCACAGACACTAAAGGGAAG AAGAGCATGCCACGACTCGCAGGCACTGAACCACGCAGGCATCAGAGAAGATGTGTCGAGAAGCGACCAACTGACCAGGCTGGGACGCCACAGAAGTGTAAAAAAACCAAGATATCCTAG
- the fam169b gene encoding protein FAM169B isoform X2, whose protein sequence is MESNCNLPAANQVNSYPVDLPCQDYDALCPDSEYLSSLESDMKSFRLPSGTEVNVTHDNIGKLRLFGEDDPPHYLLALHLPGDETQVVAIYMHHKWWPISDVLKTSSKSRNGLVFVESVMERVILFLLSQVVFGMVERSLGEHVYFSTHPVSEYGKIFWQDGEAVGFYTVKKKGSLCNGCTGQSYLLPVLDTVFVRSHWRRNGLATRMLQDFCKSMPTERVLGISYPISPSMYGVCKKYLEIHQEQREHLYEVEAPGNWSQRRNVWLSILLQHQPTHSTISDESPHITQATDKQLTDTKGKSMPRLAGTEPRRHQRRCVEKRPTDQAGTPQKCKKTKIS, encoded by the exons ATGGAGTCCAACTGTAACTTGCCTGCTGCAAATCAAG TGAATTCCTACCCAGTAGACCTGCCTTGTCAGGATTATGACGCACTGTgccctgactctgaatacctgTCAAGTCTTGAGTCAGACATGAAGTCATTTCGCCTTCCCAGTGGAACAGAG GTAAACGTAACTCATGACAATATAGGCAAGCTCAGGCTGTTTGGCGAGGATGACCCACCTCATTACCTTCTCGCCCTCCATTTACCGGGAGATGAAACCCAAG TGGTTGCCATATACATGCATCACAAATGGTGGCCCATCAGTGATGTTTTGAAGACATCCAGCAAATCCAGAAATGGACTTGTGTTT GTGGAGTCAGTGATGGAGAGAGTTATACTATTCCTGCTAAGTCAGGTTGTGTTTGGAATGGTGGAAAGGTCTCTGGGAGAACACGTGTATTTCTCAACTCATCCTGTGTCAGAATATGGCAAAATCTTCTGGCAAGATGGAGAAGCAGTTGGCTTTTACACTGTTAAAAAGAAAG gAAGCCTGTGCAATGGATGCACTGGTCAGAGTTACCTTCTCCCCGTGCTGGACACTGTGTTTGTGCGCAGCCACTGGAGGAGGAATGGCCTAGCCACGAGGATGCTCCAGGATTTCTGCAAGTCCATGCCCACAGAGAGGGTGCTGGGCATTAGCTATCCCATATCTCCCAGTATGTATGGAG TATGCAAGAAGTACCTAGAGATTCACCAGGAACAAAGAGAGCACCTCTATGAAGTGGAGGCTCCTGGGAATTGGAGTCAGAGACGCAATGTGTGGTTGAGCATACTACTCCAGCACCAGCCAACACACA GTACGATCTCAGATGAGAGTCCACACATCACACAAGCTACAGACAAACAGCTCACAGACACTAAAGGGAAG AGCATGCCACGACTCGCAGGCACTGAACCACGCAGGCATCAGAGAAGATGTGTCGAGAAGCGACCAACTGACCAGGCTGGGACGCCACAGAAGTGTAAAAAAACCAAGATATCCTAG
- the fam169b gene encoding protein FAM169B isoform X3 has translation MESNCNLPAANQVDLPCQDYDALCPDSEYLSSLESDMKSFRLPSGTEVNVTHDNIGKLRLFGEDDPPHYLLALHLPGDETQVVAIYMHHKWWPISDVLKTSSKSRNGLVFVESVMERVILFLLSQVVFGMVERSLGEHVYFSTHPVSEYGKIFWQDGEAVGFYTVKKKGSLCNGCTGQSYLLPVLDTVFVRSHWRRNGLATRMLQDFCKSMPTERVLGISYPISPSMYGVCKKYLEIHQEQREHLYEVEAPGNWSQRRNVWLSILLQHQPTHSTISDESPHITQATDKQLTDTKGKKSMPRLAGTEPRRHQRRCVEKRPTDQAGTPQKCKKTKIS, from the exons ATGGAGTCCAACTGTAACTTGCCTGCTGCAAATCAAG TAGACCTGCCTTGTCAGGATTATGACGCACTGTgccctgactctgaatacctgTCAAGTCTTGAGTCAGACATGAAGTCATTTCGCCTTCCCAGTGGAACAGAG GTAAACGTAACTCATGACAATATAGGCAAGCTCAGGCTGTTTGGCGAGGATGACCCACCTCATTACCTTCTCGCCCTCCATTTACCGGGAGATGAAACCCAAG TGGTTGCCATATACATGCATCACAAATGGTGGCCCATCAGTGATGTTTTGAAGACATCCAGCAAATCCAGAAATGGACTTGTGTTT GTGGAGTCAGTGATGGAGAGAGTTATACTATTCCTGCTAAGTCAGGTTGTGTTTGGAATGGTGGAAAGGTCTCTGGGAGAACACGTGTATTTCTCAACTCATCCTGTGTCAGAATATGGCAAAATCTTCTGGCAAGATGGAGAAGCAGTTGGCTTTTACACTGTTAAAAAGAAAG gAAGCCTGTGCAATGGATGCACTGGTCAGAGTTACCTTCTCCCCGTGCTGGACACTGTGTTTGTGCGCAGCCACTGGAGGAGGAATGGCCTAGCCACGAGGATGCTCCAGGATTTCTGCAAGTCCATGCCCACAGAGAGGGTGCTGGGCATTAGCTATCCCATATCTCCCAGTATGTATGGAG TATGCAAGAAGTACCTAGAGATTCACCAGGAACAAAGAGAGCACCTCTATGAAGTGGAGGCTCCTGGGAATTGGAGTCAGAGACGCAATGTGTGGTTGAGCATACTACTCCAGCACCAGCCAACACACA GTACGATCTCAGATGAGAGTCCACACATCACACAAGCTACAGACAAACAGCTCACAGACACTAAAGGGAAG AAGAGCATGCCACGACTCGCAGGCACTGAACCACGCAGGCATCAGAGAAGATGTGTCGAGAAGCGACCAACTGACCAGGCTGGGACGCCACAGAAGTGTAAAAAAACCAAGATATCCTAG
- the fam169b gene encoding protein FAM169B isoform X4: MESNCNLPAANQVNSYPVDLPCQDYDALCPDSEYLSSLESDMKSFRLPSGTEVESVMERVILFLLSQVVFGMVERSLGEHVYFSTHPVSEYGKIFWQDGEAVGFYTVKKKGSLCNGCTGQSYLLPVLDTVFVRSHWRRNGLATRMLQDFCKSMPTERVLGISYPISPSMYGVCKKYLEIHQEQREHLYEVEAPGNWSQRRNVWLSILLQHQPTHSTISDESPHITQATDKQLTDTKGKKSMPRLAGTEPRRHQRRCVEKRPTDQAGTPQKCKKTKIS, translated from the exons ATGGAGTCCAACTGTAACTTGCCTGCTGCAAATCAAG TGAATTCCTACCCAGTAGACCTGCCTTGTCAGGATTATGACGCACTGTgccctgactctgaatacctgTCAAGTCTTGAGTCAGACATGAAGTCATTTCGCCTTCCCAGTGGAACAGAG GTGGAGTCAGTGATGGAGAGAGTTATACTATTCCTGCTAAGTCAGGTTGTGTTTGGAATGGTGGAAAGGTCTCTGGGAGAACACGTGTATTTCTCAACTCATCCTGTGTCAGAATATGGCAAAATCTTCTGGCAAGATGGAGAAGCAGTTGGCTTTTACACTGTTAAAAAGAAAG gAAGCCTGTGCAATGGATGCACTGGTCAGAGTTACCTTCTCCCCGTGCTGGACACTGTGTTTGTGCGCAGCCACTGGAGGAGGAATGGCCTAGCCACGAGGATGCTCCAGGATTTCTGCAAGTCCATGCCCACAGAGAGGGTGCTGGGCATTAGCTATCCCATATCTCCCAGTATGTATGGAG TATGCAAGAAGTACCTAGAGATTCACCAGGAACAAAGAGAGCACCTCTATGAAGTGGAGGCTCCTGGGAATTGGAGTCAGAGACGCAATGTGTGGTTGAGCATACTACTCCAGCACCAGCCAACACACA GTACGATCTCAGATGAGAGTCCACACATCACACAAGCTACAGACAAACAGCTCACAGACACTAAAGGGAAG AAGAGCATGCCACGACTCGCAGGCACTGAACCACGCAGGCATCAGAGAAGATGTGTCGAGAAGCGACCAACTGACCAGGCTGGGACGCCACAGAAGTGTAAAAAAACCAAGATATCCTAG
- the fam169b gene encoding protein FAM169B isoform X1 — protein MESNCNLPAANQVNSYPVDLPCQDYDALCPDSEYLSSLESDMKSFRLPSGTEVNVTHDNIGKLRLFGEDDPPHYLLALHLPGDETQVVAIYMHHKWWPISDVLKTSSKSRNGLVFVESVMERVILFLLSQVVFGMVERSLGEHVYFSTHPVSEYGKIFWQDGEAVGFYTVKKKGSLCNGCTGQSYLLPVLDTVFVRSHWRRNGLATRMLQDFCKSMPTERVLGISYPISPSMYGVCKKYLEIHQEQREHLYEVEAPGNWSQRRNVWLSILLQHQPTHSTISDESPHITQATDKQLTDTKGKKSMPRLAGTEPRRHQRRCVEKRPTDQAGTPQKCKKTKIS, from the exons ATGGAGTCCAACTGTAACTTGCCTGCTGCAAATCAAG TGAATTCCTACCCAGTAGACCTGCCTTGTCAGGATTATGACGCACTGTgccctgactctgaatacctgTCAAGTCTTGAGTCAGACATGAAGTCATTTCGCCTTCCCAGTGGAACAGAG GTAAACGTAACTCATGACAATATAGGCAAGCTCAGGCTGTTTGGCGAGGATGACCCACCTCATTACCTTCTCGCCCTCCATTTACCGGGAGATGAAACCCAAG TGGTTGCCATATACATGCATCACAAATGGTGGCCCATCAGTGATGTTTTGAAGACATCCAGCAAATCCAGAAATGGACTTGTGTTT GTGGAGTCAGTGATGGAGAGAGTTATACTATTCCTGCTAAGTCAGGTTGTGTTTGGAATGGTGGAAAGGTCTCTGGGAGAACACGTGTATTTCTCAACTCATCCTGTGTCAGAATATGGCAAAATCTTCTGGCAAGATGGAGAAGCAGTTGGCTTTTACACTGTTAAAAAGAAAG gAAGCCTGTGCAATGGATGCACTGGTCAGAGTTACCTTCTCCCCGTGCTGGACACTGTGTTTGTGCGCAGCCACTGGAGGAGGAATGGCCTAGCCACGAGGATGCTCCAGGATTTCTGCAAGTCCATGCCCACAGAGAGGGTGCTGGGCATTAGCTATCCCATATCTCCCAGTATGTATGGAG TATGCAAGAAGTACCTAGAGATTCACCAGGAACAAAGAGAGCACCTCTATGAAGTGGAGGCTCCTGGGAATTGGAGTCAGAGACGCAATGTGTGGTTGAGCATACTACTCCAGCACCAGCCAACACACA GTACGATCTCAGATGAGAGTCCACACATCACACAAGCTACAGACAAACAGCTCACAGACACTAAAGGGAAG AAGAGCATGCCACGACTCGCAGGCACTGAACCACGCAGGCATCAGAGAAGATGTGTCGAGAAGCGACCAACTGACCAGGCTGGGACGCCACAGAAGTGTAAAAAAACCAAGATATCCTAG